A DNA window from Pogona vitticeps strain Pit_001003342236 chromosome 2, PviZW2.1, whole genome shotgun sequence contains the following coding sequences:
- the LOC140703010 gene encoding uncharacterized protein LOC140703010, with protein sequence MRANAMRWLKPAENDGDKLVDAVVLEQLVQSLGTGAKNWVQKNNPKTLEREITLLEDFSNTEEANKEVTAPWAERQRPRGGEVSLSTSNLTAKAGTEMSGSARARGKGFEPFAPKPVRPITVDQRIYAPGTGWKEGKDGRPLYTPGVVGKDNKEGRIVCYSCGVPGHVKRNCPGIDCSWVGRLTRAVETKGPTSERWEIDAWVNGVKKRALIDMGCGTTLVRDLPGDKTDGGLSVRCIHGDLKKYQTMWATVKVGDDERHMKIGVVPGLTREMLLGRDWVGSRNVGSVKEGLQGDEEDSKDQSDFLQRTSREQVRAMQQDDASLREPLLAAQPSGTIEGEKENLPWRTAHSERGACEGVGPSVPSPEEESPKSASGCTEGILVEIESEEELQRRPTEVCLVDEGGAEMDLIMWEEVKGEGDFAREFSWLGEGELGRCTTRGVQTDWLKDAKSLADGSPGAQSLPVGEGLLPEPPITCGRGRTYEPLEWRVSVFPVGYHGGGRRVIRPGPEFQQKPLEGDWARHPCCGTICAVRSAPLRTPTDRERFGPAPW encoded by the exons ATGAGAGCGAATGCGATGAGGTGGTTGAAACCAGCCGAAAACGATGGTGACAAGCTAGTGGATGCGGTTGTGCTGGAACAGCTTGTGCAGTCCCTAGGAACCGGCGCGAAAAACTGGGTGCAGAAGAATAATCCCAAAACGCTAGAGAGGGAGATTACGCTGCTGGAGGACTTCAGCAACACGGAAGAAGCGAACAAGGAAGTGACCGCCCCCTGGGCGGAGAGGCAGCGACCACGAGGAGGAGAGGTTTCGCTTTCGACTTCCAACCTTACTGCGAAGGCGGGCACGGAGATGAGCGGATCGGCTAGAGCGCGCGGGAAAGGTTTCGAGCCGTTTGCACCCAAGCCTGTCCGGCCTATTACAGTTGATCAAAGGATTTACGCGCCGGGCACGGGCTGGAAAGAGGGCAAGGACGGACGGCCCCTCTACACCCCGGGAGTGGtagggaaggacaacaaagaggggAGGATCGTCTGTTATTCCTGTGGGGTTCCGGGCCACGTGAAAAGGAATTGCCCCGGGATTGATTGTTCGTGGGTGGGGCGCTTAACGCGCGCGGTGGAGACTAAGGGCCCGACCTCGGAACGATGGGAAATAGACGCTTGGGTGAATGGGGTGAAAAAGAGAGCCCTCATAGACATGGGATGCGGGACGACCCTGGTGAGAGATCTACCGGGCGATAAGACAGATGGAGGACTATCGGTGCGATGCATCCACGGGGACCTAAAAAAGTACCAAACTATGTGGGCTACAGTGAAAGTAGGGGACGACGAGAGACATATGAAAATCGGGGTCGTTCCAGGACTGACGCGTGAAATGTTGCTTGGTCGGGACTGGGTGGGCTCCCGCAATGTGGGGTCGGTTAAGGAAGGGCTGCAAGGGGATGAGGAGGATAGTAAGGATCAGTCCGATTTTTTGCAGAGAACGTCGCGGGAGCAAGTGAGAGCCATGCAGCAGGATGACGCGTCGCTGCGGGAGCCCCTGCTGGCGGCTCAGCCATCGGGAACCATT gaaggggaaaaggagaacCTTCCTTGGAGGACGGCCCACTCAgagaggggggcgtgtgaaggagtgggacccagtgtgccgtccccagaagaagaaagcccgAAAAGCGCGAGTGGCTGTACAGAAGGGATACTAGTAGaaatagagagtgaggaagaactacagagaaggcctactgaagtgtgcttggtggatgagggcggagccgagatggacctgatcatgtgggaggaggtgaaaggggaaggagattttgcgcgggagttcagttggctgggagaaggagagctgggcagatgcacCACGAGAGGGGTGCAGACAGATTGGTTAAAGGATGCCAAGAGCTTAGCGGACGGGTCCCCTGGTGCCCAGAGCTTACCAGTAGGAGAAGGACTGCTGCCTGAACCTCCCATAACCTGCGGTCGCGGTAGGACGTATGAACCCTTGGAATGGAGGGTTtcggtcttcccggtgggctaccatggtgggggtCGGAGggttatccgcccgggccccgagttccaacagaaacccttggagggggattgggcccgccacccctgctgtgggaccatctgcgccgtcaggagtgcacctttaagaaccccgacggatcgcgagcggtttggcccggccccaTGGTAG